The window AGTGGTCCCGCCATCCGTATCATGAACGTTCCCGGTATACGCGTAGCGGACGCCGTTGGCCAGCGCGATCCGCCGCGCGCGTGACAATGTCGACGGCGGCGTGGGCGGGTGGTCCATCAGCTTCCAGTCCGGATGAAACGCGGTGAAATGTATCGGCACATCGGGACCGAGCTCCTTGACCACCCATCTGGTCATGGCGTCAAACTCCTCGTCGGTGTCATTCTCGCCCGGGATCACCAGGTTGGTCAGCTCGAACCAGACATTGGTTTCATGCTTGAGATAAACCAGTGTATCCAGAACCGGCTGCAGATGTCCGCCGGAGAGCTTGTGGTAGAACGTTTCGGTGAACGCTTTCAGGTCGACATTGGCAGCATCCATGACGCTGAAAAACTCCGGGCGCGCCTCGGCCGTGATGTAACCGGCGGTGACGGCAACCGTCATGACCCCCAACCGATGACAGGCCCGGGCGACTTCGACCGCGTATTCCAGGAAAACAACCGGATCGTTGTACGTGAACGCGACCGAGCGGCAGCCCAGGCTGCGCGCGGCCTGGGCGATCATCTCCGGCGTGGCTTCCTCGGCGCGGTGATCGACATCGCGGGCAGTGCTGATATCCCAGTTCTGGCAGAACTTGCACTTGAGATTGCAGCCGGCGGTGCCGAACGAAAGCACCGCGCTGCCGGGATAGAAGTGATTGAGCGGTTTTTTCTCGATGGGATCGACACAAAAGCCGGTGGAGCGGCCGAAAGTGGTGAGCAGCATCTGCTCGCCCTGCCTCATGCGGACAAAGCAGACGCCGCGCTGTCCGTCTTTCAACTGACAGGCGCGAGGGCAGAGATCGCACCGCAGCCGGCCGTCATCGAGACGGGACCAGTATCGGGCCGGTACCAGACGATCATCGGCAGTGTCTTTGATTCCATCCATAACGGCTGACCTCCGGCGCTTGGGCCGCCGGCGCAGGTGGGATCGCGAGTTGCCGTCCTTCTACCTATGATACGTATGCGCGGGGCGAAACGTCAAGAGCAGGTGTTCGGGCGGGGTGGAGCCCTCATTGGCGTGCGCGGCAGACGACTCATTATGGTGCACCGCAGACCTCCCGGTCTGCCCGGTGTCGCTTCAAGGGGCAGACGAGGAGAGGCCGTCCCAAATCAACCTATGGGACAGCCTCAGGACGTCTGCCGCCCACGGAAATGAGGACGTCTGCCGCCCACGGAAACACTCCCCAAGGGGTGGGCCACCTCGATTGGCAGAATGGCCGATTGCTCGCTGACGCGAACAATCCCAGGATTCTGCCCTACAGTTGTCTCACCCCCCGCCCGCAAGCGGGTGGGCCACCGGTCGAGTCCCCGTTCGAAACCGGCATAATAAAACAACCCCCCGGTCGAAACCGGGGGGTTGCTGATTCACAGAACGACTTCGGTTCTGCGCTCATCCGGCATCACTACGCCGGAGGAACCGAACGCCTTACGGCATGCAGTTCAGCGGGCCACCGTTGTAGGCAGCTTCCACCAGCGCGACGACGTCAGCAAGAGTGATGAAGCCGTCACCGTCGATGTCAGCTCTCTGATAGAAATCAGGAGCCGGGCCGGCACCCTGGTACCAGGCCCACAGGAACGCGATGTCAGTAGCATCAACGTTGCCATCGATGTTGAAGTCACCGCACTCCAGATCATAGACCTGCAGCAGGTAGTCTTCGACTTCACCCCAGGTCTTGTTGCCGCACGGAGCGTTGCCGCCGTCAGCAGCGTTGGCGATGCGGACGCGCATTATGGTGGTACCAGTTGCGCCGCCGCCAGGGCCTTGAGCCGCCATGGGCACGCTGACCGTACCGACCATGTCGGGACCGACACGGCTAAGGGTGGTGCGCTCGAAGGTCTCGGTCTGATTGGCCGCGAAACCGGAGTTCTGGTTCCAGTCGACCCAG is drawn from Candidatus Zixiibacteriota bacterium and contains these coding sequences:
- the amrS gene encoding AmmeMemoRadiSam system radical SAM enzyme, which produces MDGIKDTADDRLVPARYWSRLDDGRLRCDLCPRACQLKDGQRGVCFVRMRQGEQMLLTTFGRSTGFCVDPIEKKPLNHFYPGSAVLSFGTAGCNLKCKFCQNWDISTARDVDHRAEEATPEMIAQAARSLGCRSVAFTYNDPVVFLEYAVEVARACHRLGVMTVAVTAGYITAEARPEFFSVMDAANVDLKAFTETFYHKLSGGHLQPVLDTLVYLKHETNVWFELTNLVIPGENDTDEEFDAMTRWVVKELGPDVPIHFTAFHPDWKLMDHPPTPPSTLSRARRIALANGVRYAYTGNVHDTDGGTTSCHQCGAALVERDWYHLLGWNLDLGGRCRQCGAACAGRFDPKPGNWGARRLPVRPADFV